One Methylomonas sp. LL1 DNA window includes the following coding sequences:
- a CDS encoding DUF3592 domain-containing protein, with translation MMIECRGLKTIQRIKLVLSFVLLALGLLNLYLTLMGTVLNVEKLTQWPRQPAEIFSLAGETEVEIEVAIEFADALPTKKIPENCYAHQPGNTCLLLPSNPYAWLSVFDQVELLQNPNRPEQLEILSLTGLWFPVCGYFLFVLLLAAAWRWLARSGWGEDRTWLNGAWIATESAPLRIGFTGMDAEPITETSGSRKAVIFWSVLFLFIALLAVPAAIVQMSSDPLLSMVMIIGGLGMLLLALFTAVSTFSRILCQDQTGLVDSSFFGIKRVPWSGVADVNLVNLNREAQQRYDRSHSAKDSRPQTLNVYKVTDKQGREILSLSETMLPRPAFNALLARLQGRTDRENRSNDDPMPAATESPAISAGFQTPGDSRDDFESEWNRMTGSMREPRKSLLDPYHRGALMGLVLMLAPFVLGTAYLCYQSLWFSYGAERVLGQVVEVKRDVLPSLVVEYRPASGEVLQIESDGTEAYGGFKIGDSLTVYYEAGNPENARIGLFLEIWLGTLIMGGFTVIVLLAAVLIGRGLTAPMPKL, from the coding sequence GATTTTTAGTCTCGCCGGCGAAACGGAGGTCGAAATTGAGGTGGCAATTGAATTTGCCGATGCCTTACCCACAAAAAAAATTCCCGAAAATTGCTATGCCCACCAACCCGGCAATACTTGCCTGTTGCTGCCAAGCAATCCCTACGCCTGGTTGTCGGTGTTTGACCAGGTCGAGCTTTTGCAAAACCCGAACCGGCCCGAGCAATTGGAAATACTCAGTTTGACCGGGCTTTGGTTTCCCGTCTGCGGCTATTTTTTGTTTGTCTTGTTGCTGGCGGCGGCTTGGAGATGGTTGGCCCGTTCGGGTTGGGGCGAGGATAGGACTTGGCTGAATGGCGCTTGGATTGCGACCGAATCCGCGCCGCTACGCATTGGCTTTACCGGCATGGATGCCGAACCGATCACGGAAACTTCCGGCAGCCGCAAAGCCGTGATTTTTTGGAGTGTTTTGTTTTTGTTCATTGCGCTGTTGGCGGTGCCGGCAGCCATCGTCCAGATGTCGAGCGATCCGTTGCTATCCATGGTCATGATAATCGGCGGATTGGGCATGTTGCTGCTGGCGCTTTTTACCGCCGTCAGCACGTTCAGCCGTATCCTCTGCCAGGATCAAACCGGTTTGGTGGACAGCAGTTTTTTCGGTATCAAGCGAGTGCCATGGTCCGGGGTTGCCGATGTCAATTTGGTCAACCTGAATCGGGAGGCGCAACAGCGTTACGACCGCTCTCATTCGGCCAAGGACAGTCGCCCGCAAACCCTGAATGTTTACAAGGTCACCGATAAACAAGGGCGTGAAATTCTGAGCCTCAGCGAAACCATGCTGCCGCGGCCTGCCTTTAACGCCTTGCTGGCGCGCTTGCAGGGGCGAACCGATCGAGAAAACCGGTCAAATGACGACCCAATGCCGGCGGCAACTGAATCGCCGGCTATCTCCGCCGGTTTCCAAACGCCTGGCGATAGCCGGGATGATTTTGAGTCCGAATGGAACCGAATGACGGGTTCGATGCGCGAACCTCGCAAGAGCCTGCTCGACCCGTATCATCGGGGCGCATTGATGGGTCTGGTGCTGATGCTGGCGCCGTTTGTGCTTGGCACGGCTTATCTGTGTTATCAAAGCCTTTGGTTCAGCTACGGCGCCGAGCGCGTACTAGGCCAAGTCGTTGAAGTCAAACGCGATGTTTTGCCCTCTCTGGTCGTCGAATACCGGCCCGCGTCAGGTGAAGTATTGCAAATAGAAAGCGATGGCACCGAAGCTTACGGCGGATTCAAAATTGGCGATAGCTTGACCGTCTATTATGAAGCCGGTAATCCCGAAAACGCCAGAATAGGCCTGTTTTTGGAGATATGGTTAGGCACCTTGATTATGGGCGGTTTCACCGTGATCGTTCTATTGGCGGCGGTGCTCATTGGCCGAGGCTTGACCGCGCCGATGCCCAAGTTATAG